A stretch of Haloprofundus halophilus DNA encodes these proteins:
- a CDS encoding DUF7858 family protein has product MGLADIAAGIEVTAEQDARGVPTVDDTGVDLRERFDAHAEALPCDPDAAATVFDAYAGGASVGESAHEAGVAPMTAAKTLHRCGVSGVTPLSPTAREILRDWLDGELPRTEARTLTGASKTEFALAAYVETHDPVEELADATAGELTPGTNATVAKRDALAETMSDASEFF; this is encoded by the coding sequence ATGGGACTGGCTGACATCGCCGCGGGCATCGAGGTGACCGCCGAGCAGGACGCGCGGGGCGTCCCCACCGTCGACGACACCGGCGTCGACCTCCGAGAGCGGTTCGACGCGCACGCCGAGGCGCTCCCGTGCGACCCCGACGCGGCCGCAACGGTGTTCGACGCGTACGCGGGCGGCGCGAGCGTTGGCGAGAGCGCACACGAGGCGGGCGTCGCGCCGATGACCGCCGCGAAGACGCTACACCGCTGCGGCGTGTCAGGCGTGACGCCGCTGAGTCCGACGGCACGGGAGATTCTCCGGGACTGGCTCGACGGCGAACTCCCCCGGACGGAGGCGCGGACGCTCACCGGAGCGTCGAAGACGGAGTTCGCGCTCGCGGCGTACGTCGAGACGCACGACCCGGTCGAGGAGTTGGCCGACGCGACGGCGGGCGAACTGACGCCCGGCACGAACGCGACGGTGGCGAAGCGGGACGCGCTGGCGGAGACGATGAGCGACGCGAGCGAGTTCTTCTGA
- a CDS encoding HIT family protein: MADDCIFCKIVAGEIPGRTVYETDTVLAFLDANPLAAGHTLVVPKDHAERLDDLSDDEAADLFAAVHELTPRVESAVDADAVTVGVNDGSAAGQEVPHVHVHLVPRFEGDGGGPIHAVAGERPELSDEELDAIADDIAG, translated from the coding sequence ATGGCCGACGACTGTATCTTCTGCAAAATCGTCGCGGGCGAGATTCCCGGACGCACCGTCTACGAGACAGACACGGTACTGGCGTTCCTCGACGCCAACCCCCTCGCAGCGGGGCACACGCTCGTCGTCCCCAAGGACCACGCCGAGCGACTCGACGACCTCTCCGACGACGAAGCCGCCGACCTGTTCGCGGCGGTCCACGAACTCACCCCGCGCGTCGAGTCGGCCGTCGACGCCGACGCGGTCACCGTCGGCGTCAACGACGGCAGCGCCGCCGGACAGGAGGTACCGCACGTTCACGTCCACCTCGTGCCGCGCTTCGAGGGCGACGGCGGCGGCCCGATTCACGCCGTCGCGGGCGAGCGACCCGAGCTCTCGGACGAGGAACTCGACGCCATCGCCGACGACATCGCCGGGTGA
- a CDS encoding MinD/ParA family ATP-binding protein, with translation MSDTVSAALVGATGGAGTTRTTLELAATLANDGRDVTILDAAFATQGLADYLDGRLDTDMTTLLVEPETPLEAGLVDVPLPDAVAGRVACVPASAPFERFARAKTAEAARRFETRVTEAADAFDHVLLDVPPVAANQSIAAADAAQRVVTVTPATDRGAEANRRIRDRLADLGIESHATIATRGRFEAADAFVPATDASFPASLDASGEFAPTVAHAAEVVVATELDLEFEEQSVLAGVDGYLPSSLRRLTK, from the coding sequence ATGTCTGACACGGTCTCCGCTGCGCTCGTCGGGGCGACCGGCGGCGCGGGGACGACGCGGACGACGCTCGAACTGGCGGCGACGCTCGCAAACGACGGCCGCGACGTCACCATACTCGACGCCGCGTTCGCGACGCAGGGACTCGCTGACTACCTCGACGGCCGACTCGACACCGACATGACGACGCTCTTGGTCGAACCGGAGACGCCGTTAGAGGCCGGACTCGTCGACGTGCCGCTCCCCGACGCCGTCGCCGGACGCGTCGCCTGCGTCCCCGCCAGCGCGCCGTTCGAGCGCTTCGCCCGCGCGAAGACTGCCGAGGCCGCTCGTCGATTCGAGACGCGCGTCACCGAGGCCGCCGACGCCTTCGACCACGTCCTCCTCGACGTGCCGCCGGTCGCCGCCAACCAGTCTATCGCGGCCGCTGACGCTGCCCAACGGGTCGTCACCGTTACACCCGCGACCGACCGCGGCGCGGAGGCGAACCGTCGCATCCGCGACAGACTCGCCGACCTCGGTATCGAGAGCCACGCGACCATCGCCACTCGCGGGCGGTTCGAGGCGGCCGACGCGTTCGTCCCCGCCACCGACGCGTCGTTCCCGGCGTCGCTCGACGCCTCCGGGGAGTTCGCGCCGACGGTCGCTCACGCCGCGGAGGTGGTCGTCGCGACCGAACTCGACCTCGAATTCGAAGAGCAGAGCGTTCTCGCCGGCGTCGACGGCTATCTCCCGTCGTCGCTGCGGCGGTTGACGAAGTAA
- a CDS encoding transcription initiation factor IIB: MSKTQATGCPECDGRLRKDSSETVCANCGLVVAADHIDHGPEWRSFADDETNPERTGAPLTRSRHDRGLTTEIGRSTRVKGRKRRRLTRMRRQHNRARISSKRERNQVYAFTEIRRVTGALSLPDRVRDHACSLFRSAQNENLLRGRSLEGFSSACVYAACRVAGVSRTVDEVLDVARATENEHGAAYDALNRDLGLPVGPISPAEYVPRFASELDLDSAVERRARELAAESHDSGLAAGRNPGGVAAACLYTAARKFDAQVTQQEAADVAGVTPVTLRSTYYDLRD, from the coding sequence ATGAGCAAGACACAAGCGACCGGTTGCCCCGAATGCGACGGCCGACTGCGGAAGGATAGCAGCGAGACCGTGTGCGCGAACTGCGGCCTCGTCGTCGCCGCCGACCACATCGACCACGGCCCCGAGTGGCGGTCGTTCGCCGACGACGAGACGAACCCCGAGCGGACCGGCGCGCCGCTGACGCGTTCGCGACACGACCGCGGCCTCACTACCGAAATCGGCCGGTCGACCCGAGTCAAAGGCCGTAAGCGTCGCCGTCTGACGCGGATGCGTCGACAGCACAACCGCGCGCGCATCTCCTCGAAGCGCGAGCGCAATCAGGTGTACGCGTTCACCGAAATCCGGCGAGTGACCGGCGCGCTGTCGCTACCGGACCGCGTCCGCGACCACGCCTGTTCGCTGTTTCGCTCCGCGCAGAACGAGAACCTGCTTCGCGGACGCTCGCTGGAGGGGTTCTCCTCGGCGTGCGTCTACGCCGCCTGCCGCGTCGCCGGCGTCTCGCGGACCGTCGACGAAGTGCTCGACGTCGCCCGCGCGACGGAGAACGAACACGGCGCGGCGTACGACGCCCTCAACCGCGACCTCGGGCTTCCGGTCGGCCCCATCTCGCCCGCGGAGTACGTCCCCCGGTTCGCGAGCGAGCTCGACCTCGACTCGGCGGTGGAGCGCCGCGCCCGCGAACTCGCCGCCGAGAGCCACGATAGCGGTCTCGCGGCGGGTCGAAATCCCGGCGGCGTCGCCGCCGCCTGTCTCTACACGGCCGCCCGGAAATTCGACGCGCAGGTGACACAACAGGAGGCGGCCGACGTCGCGGGCGTCACGCCCGTCACGCTCCGGAGCACCTACTACGACCTGCGCGACTGA